The genomic segment TATCGATTCGCCAGACCCTGCGACTTTGGAAATATTATCTGAAGCTGGCTTAGATGATGTGTTGGTCAAGCCCGTTGCCTTGGGCAATATCATTGATCGGGTGGAACGCCGCATTCGAAAGCGCAAACCCTTTGTAGTGACGATGGAATATGTCGGGCCGGACCGCCGTAGTAATGCCCGTCCCGGCACAGAAGAAATCCCGCTTGTTGAGGTGCCTAACCCCGTGGCCTTTAAAGCTTTGCCTAAGCAGGATGAAAAGCAATATCTCACCGATCAGAGAAAAGCCTTAATCCGTGTGGAATCTTTGAAAATTGAGCGCCATGCGGTGCAGGTTTTCTGGCTGTGCGGTAAGGTTTCAAGTCAGGTGGATGAAAATAAAAATCCATCCTATTTTCTGGAAAAGCTGGTTTCTGTGACCAATAAACTGGCGGGCAAGTTGGAAAAGCGTGAAGACAGTGCGCGTGTGTCCATGTGTGAGTTGATCTTGTCTATGGTTTCGGACTTTCAGGCGGGCACTGCGGATATGGCAGGCCAAGATTGGAAAGAATTTACCAGCATTGTTGCCCAGCTTAAGGATGAGTTGGGGCCGAAGTAGTCTCCTTAAACAAGGATGAGTTTTTCAATCACCCCATTAAGGCATTTACGCCCTTCAGGGCTGGCGCGTAAATGGGTCTCAGTCCAGCAAACAAGACCATTTTCGATCAGGATTTCTAAACCTTCAGGCTCAAGACAGTCTTTAAGCCCTTGATGGGTCAGGCTTTTAAAATGGGCACAGTCAATCCCCTCTTTTAAACGCAAGCCCATCATGATGAGCTCGATAATACGTTCTTCTGTGGGGATAGATTTGCGTTTTTGCTCACCGGATTTTTTCTCAGCAATAGCGTTAAGCCAAAGGTCTGGTTGGTAAATTTGGTGAATGGCTTGGTTACTAAGCCGACTATGGGCACCCGGTCCGATCCCGATATAATCATCACCTTGCCAATAGATCAGATTATGGCGGCTTTCTTGAGCGCTTTTGGCATGGTTGGAAATTTCATAAGCGGGCATGTGGGCTTTTTCCATCATCTCTTGGGTGAGATCAAACAGGTCCGCGCCTAAATCTTCATCCACACTGGGTACGCCTTCTTTATAAAAGGCGGTGCCGGGCTCAATGGTTAATTGATAAAGCGAGAGATGGCCTGCGCTTAGATTTAACGCTTCTGTGAGCTCATCCTGCCAATCCTGTAAGGTTTGATCAGGGCGGGCATAAATCAGATCAAAGCTATAGCGATCAAAGGTTTTTTGGGCGAGCTCAAGGGCGCGAAAGCCCTCTTCTAAAGAATGGGCGCGCCCTAAAAATGTTAAGGCCTTGGCGCGCAAAGACTGAATGCCAATAGAAAGGCGGTTAATGCCAGCGGATTTAAAATTAGCAAATGTATCTGTTTCAACCGTGGTCGGATTGGCTTCAAGCGTAATCTCGATATCAGGGCTAAAGCCCCAGAGCTTTTGGGCTGTTTGTAAAATACTCTCAACCGTTTGGGGCGCCATTAAAGAGGGGGTGCCACCGCCAAAGAAAATACTGGAAATGGTCTGCTCAGCACTTTCTTGATGAATGCGGGTTAACTCATTGATAAAGGCTTGCGCCCATTGATCATGATCCACGCTCTTTGCCACATGGGAGTTGAAATCGCAATAAGGGCATTTTGAGACACAATAAGGCCAGTGAATATAAAGGCCAAAGGGCGTTTTGGGCTGAGATGACATGATCATCAGCCTTATATATACCGAAAAAACTCAGCCGTCATCCCCGCCTTGTTGGGGATGACGGTTGTGTTCATAGAAGATTTAAGCTTCACCACGGGCGGGATAGTCTTTCGCCATAATGAAATCCAGATTTGCCAGCAGGCCAGAAAGGTCAGGGCGCAAAAACGGCATGGTTTGGATATCGGCAAAATAGAGCGTTTGGTCGGGGCGGATCATGAAAAGGCCCGGTTCTGAGAAAATTTCCGGCTCTTCAACACCGATGGAGGTAGTGCCAATGCCATGGGAGACAAACAGGCCAAGCGCGCGCGCTTCCTCAATGGATAGCCCATAAGCTAGTGGCAGATTTTCAATGTCCCAATCTTTTTGGGCAAGCTCTGCGCGCTCTTTGCTATCAGAACTGGCGACAAGCAGGTTAATGCCGCGTTCTTTTAATCCCTCAACCAGCGAGTTGAGTTTGCCCAGATACATTTTGCAAAGTGGGCAATGATAGCCACGATAAAAGGCAATCATGGTGAAACTGTCAGGCTTTTGATCGCCAAGGGACCATTTTGTACCGTCCATTAAGGTGACAGAGAAATCGGGAACTTGTGTGCGAGGCGTGATCATGTAAGTTTACTCCTAGTATTTGAATGTTCATTCAAAAAGTGTGAAAAAAATTTTAGTCGAGGATTTTTAAGGCCAAACGGGCCGTGGTCGTCAGGGTTTCTTTTGTGGTGGAACTTTTCGCCATAACGCGCAGGCCCTGAACGGTACTGGTGAGAAAACGCGCAATGTTTTCAGCAGGTTCAGTTGTTTTAAATTCCCCATTGGCAATGCCTTCTTCAATGACACCACAAAAAGTCTCAGCAATTTCTACAAGGTTATCTTGGACCTGTGCTTTAATCACCGCATCATGAGGCGCGAGTTCTATGGCGCTATTAGACATGAGGCAGCCAAGTTTTTTACCTTCGCCAAGGGAGAATTCAATCAGGTCATTAAAAAACTCTTCAAGACGTCCTTTGGCTGGGCCGGGCATCATCAATTTATCAAGGCGTTTGCGCACAATCGTTTGGCGATAATGGCTAAGGGCATCTTGAAACAAGGCATGTTTATCGCCAAAACTATCATAAAGCGAGCCGGGTTTAAGGCCCGTGGCCTTTTGGATATCTATCATGGAAGTCGCGCCATAGCCTTTTTCCCAAAACAGGATCATGACCTGATCAAGAACAGTGTTTTTATCAAAAGAACGCGGACGTGCCATGGTAATTTCCAATTAATGAACGTTCATTCAAAAATAGGAGATAATTTTAAATCGTCAAGGGGTTTTTGATGGTTTTTTCTGGGCTTTGACATATGAATGAAATGGTCTAAAACTGTGAGCAAGTTAATCAAGATTGAGTGAAACCCATGTCTTTGCCAAAAAATCCTGTTGTTGTAATCCCTGCCCGTATGGCTTCTGAGCGTTTACCGGGTAAGCCGCTGGCTGATATTTGTGGCGAGCCCATGATCGTTCATGTTTGGCGCCGCGCCATGGAAGCAGAGATTGGCCCGGTGATTGTCGCCTGCGCAGAAAAAGAAATTGCAGATGCGGTTACAAAAGCGGGCGGTCATGCGGTTTTGACCCGACCAGATCACCCTTCTGGCTCAGATCGTGTTTTTGAAGCGGTGGAAAATTTTGATCCCAAGGGTGCTTATGATGCGGTGGTGAATGTGCAGGGTGATTTACCAACCCTTGACCCTGATGTGGTGAAGACGGTTTTTGCCCCCTTGGGTAAAGAGGTTGTGGATATTTCCACATTAGCAGTGGAAATCAGCGAAGAGTCTGAGCGCACAAACCCCAATGTGGTAAAGGCTATTGTTGGTTTTGAAGAAGGTGCCAATGTGGGCCATGGGCTGTATTTTACCCGCGCAACTGCGCCTTATGGGGACGGCCCGCTTTATCATCATATCGGTCTTTATGGCTTTAGACGTGAGGCGTTGAAACGTTTTGTCAATCTTGCCCCAAGTGTGTTGGAGCGTCGTGAAAAACTAGAGCAACTGCGCGCGCTTGAAAATGGCATGCGCATTGATGTGGCCCTCGTTGACACGGTGCCTTTAGGGGTTGATACTCCTGCTGATTTGGAACGTGCGCGCGCCGCACTGAAATAAAATAAGAAAAAGAGTATATTCAATGTCTGACCTGTCGCGTCCGGTTGATCCGGCAAAATTGATCGCTTTCCAAGGGGAATTGGGGGCTTATTCTGATCTTGCGTGTCGTATGTCACGCCCAGAGATGAATACATTGCCGTGCCATACCTTTGAAGATGCGTTTGCAGCTGTGCGTGATGGTGATGCGGCCTTAGCCATGATCCCCATTGAAAATTCTGTGGCGGGTCGTGTGGCAGATATCCATCATCTTTTACCGGAATCCGGCCTTCATATTATTGGAGAGCATTATCAACGCATCAACCATCACCTTTTGGCGGTGCCCGGCACAAAGCTTGAAGATGTTACGGAAGTTTACAGCCACGTCCATGCGCTTAACCAATGTCGTGATTATTTAAAGGAACATGGTATCAAGCCAGTGGTCGCGGTTGATACGGCAGGTTCAGCCAAGGAAATTGCCAAATCCGGTGATACGACAAAGGCGGTAATTGCCTCAGAACTTGCGGGTGAGATTTATGGTCTGACCTCATTGGCGGCTGATATTGAAGATGCAGAACATAACACCACGCGGTTTGTCGTGATGGCAAAAGAGGCTATTGTGCCACACGCAAAAGCGGGCATGGCGGTCACTTCATTTATTTTTCGTGTGCGCAACGTTCCAGCGGCATTATTCAAGGCCATGGGCGGGTTTGCCACCAACGGGATTAACATCACCAAGCTGGAAAGCTATATTGTAGATGGTTCTTTCATTGCCGCGCAGTTTTATGTTGATTGTGAAGGCCATCCGGAAAACCGCGATTTGCGCCTTGCCTTGGAAGAGCTTGATTTCTTCACCAGCAATATGAAAATCCTTGGTGTTTATCCACCCCATCCTTATCGCTTACAGCAAAAACTTGATGATGAATGAGTAAGTGAAGCCTGATAGAGGCTTAAGGTTTTAAAGCAATGTCATAACGGATGAAGTCTGTGAGATCAGCGACTTTATTGTAAAGACCTTGCGCGGTTTCATTCTGCTTATCGGTATGCCAGTAAAGTTTTGCAGCACCATGGGTTTGGGCCTGTTCTTTTACCCCATTGATTAGCGCGCGCCCCGCACCGCGCGCCCGAACAGATTGTTCGACAAATAAGTCTTCAAGATAGCAATAAGAGCTGTCAAACCATGTGGTGCCATGAAAGAAATAATGGGTAAAGCCAATAACATGGTCTTCATCTTCACAGACTAGCCCGTAAAGATCTTTATCATCTTCATTCATGAGCCGTTCCCAGACTTTTTGGGTGACCTCATCACTAAGCTCAACCGTATAAAAAGCCAGATAGGCCTGCCAAAGATCAAACCATCGACTGTAATCATTAATTTCAATGGGGCGAATGTTCATAAGGAGAGACTTTCATGGGATTGGGTGCGCTCACGCCATAAAATATAAATGCCACTGGCAACAATCACAAGGCTACCTGCAACAGTGGCCTGTTCGGGTATCACGTGCCAGAAGGTCCAATCAAAGACAGCTGCCCAGATAAGCGCTGTATATTCCATGGGGCTAACGATAATGGGCGAGGTAATGCGCGCAGCTTCGGTCATAAAATAATGCGCAACGGTGCCAAATAATCCCATGGCGACGCACCATAAAAGGTTGAAAAAGGTCAGCTCTTGCCAGAAAAACAGGCTAAAAGTAAAGCCGATTAAGCTCATCCCCAAGGTGGTCCAGAAGGTGTAACTAAGCGCAGTTTCACTTTCCTTATATTTGCGTGCAAGTACCTGAGTGAGTGCATAAGACACAGCCACAACCATCATATAGCCTGCCCCACCCCCAAAGATGCCATCATCGGGCTGTAAGACGATCATGACACCGATAAAGCCTGCAATGACAGCGCATATACGGTGAAATCCGATTTTCTCGCCAATAAGCAGGGCCGATAGTCCCACCATGAAAAAGGGTGCTGAAAAACAAATGGCCAAGGCATTGGCCAAGGACATTTCGCGCAAACCTATGGTGAAGCCCACAAACATAATGGCCCCTAAAACTGCGCGAAAGAGATGTAAGACGGGGCGCTTGGTGTGAACGGATTTAATCCCGCCTTGTTTAGCGATGATGTAAAGCAAGGGGATAAAACCAAACAGGGAGCGAAAGAAAAGAATTTGCGCGGCACTGAGATGGTCGGTGAGATGTTTGATCATGGCATCCATCACACTCATTAAGGCAATGCCAAGGGCCATGATCAAAAGGCCGCGCGATATGGGGGAAAGTGTGGACATGGGAAACGGGCTTTCAAAAAAACGGGACGTCCCCCACGACCTATAAGTTCTTAGCTCAGGGGAAAGACCCCCGACTAAAAAGAGAGTCTTATTTATCGATGGGTTTAATCATGCGGCCCAGTGGTTTACCGCCAAAGATATGAACATGAAGGTGAGGGACTTCCTGCCCACCTTCATCACCCAGGTTGGAAAGAATGCGATAGCCGCTTTCTTTCACGCCAGCTTCACGCGCGACCACGCCGATGGCGCGGATATAATCCACAATCTCGCCTTCAGGGGCATTTTGGCTGAAATCGTCATAATCCACATAGCTCCCTTTTGGGATGACTAAAATATGCACGGGGGCTTGGGGTGCAATATCTTTAAAGGCCAAGGCATGGTCACTTTCATAGACCTTGTCGCAGGGGATTTCACCACGAATGATTTTGGCAAAGATATTATTGGAGTCATAGGACATGGACAGAGGCCTTTTAAGTGATACTGCAATCGTTGTTTTGACTAAACTGGACGATTAAGGGGGTGTTTGACAAGCAAAAACTTCAGCTTTTGCGCCACTTTGCGTTCATTTGGAAGAGGTCGCCAATAGTGGCATAGTCCTTATATCCAAGCCTTGATATGGGGTTCACCTTGCGTGGATCAACCTTTCCATCGACCAAACAGTCATCATCAATATGGATGCCAACCACCTTTCCAAAGATGGCGGTGTTCTTCTCTGACTCAGAGTCACATAAAAGAGGCACGATTTGGGTGAGAACACACTCTAAATGGATCGGTGACTTTTTAATCCTTTTTGGTTTTATTAAGGTAGAGGGTACCATCTCCAAACCTGCAACATCGGCTTCATCCGTGTCTGGGTGTTCCGGTGCGGCGGTTCTGAACATTTCGTCTTTTAAATCAAAATTAGCAATATTAATGGCAAATTCTTTATTTTTTTCAATGTTTTGAAGGGTATCTTTGGTGTCTGAATGAGGGGTGGGGCCATTGATCGCTATCATTAGCTGTGGTGGGTTTTGCGCAACACCATTAAAAAAGCTAAAGGGTGCAACATTACCGATTCCCCCCTCACTCAGCGTGCTGACCCACCCGATGGGGCGCGGGATGATGCAGGCCTTAAAGGGATGATGGGGCAGCGGGTTGGATTCATCTGTTTTGAAAAACATAAAAAATATTTCACTTTGTATAAATCTAAAAACTAACTTCGAATGTAGTCTTTCCTAACTTCATATGTATTTGCAAGGGTTTATGTGAAGTCTCTTGCTTATATTTTTGGCTCAAGGCACACTATGAGCATGACTGAACAGAAATTAAACGGCCCCAGCATCAAAAAAGTCCCTGAAGGCGATGATAAGGAACGTCTTGTCTGCCCTGATTGCGGCTTTATTGATTATCAAAACCCGAAAATTGTGGTCGGGGCTGTCTGCACATGGGAAGACAAATTTCTCTTATGTCGCAGGGCCATAGCGCCATCTTATGGTAAATGGACCTTTCCCGCAGGCTTTATGGAACTGGATGAAACAGTTGCTGAAGGGGCCAAGCGCGAAGCCTATGAAGAAGCCGGGGTAGATGTGGATATTCAGGATATTTTGGGTATCTATGAAGTCCCAACAGTCGGTCATGTCATGATTATGCATCGCGCGCCCATGCGCACGCCTGATTTTAAAGCGGGTGTAGAAAGCCTTGAAGTTGAGTTGTTTGGCTGGGATGAAATCCCGTGGGATGATCTTGCTTTTCCATCGGTTCATTGGACGTTGAACCGCTTTCAGGAAGTGCGTGGCAAAAGTGATATCCCAGCTGTGACCAAAACATCGGATTATTACCAGGTTAGCTGATAAAGAACTGGTGCATTAGGGCTCTGGGTGATAGAATCGCACCCATGTCGTCAAATGTTCGCATATCGGGTTCAACAACCCAACCAGTTGTTAGTGATCGGGGCTCTTATGGTGCTGATCGTGAAGAACGCGTGCGTATTGCCAAAGTCGGTCGCCGTGATGGCCCCGATATCCGTGGGGCTTTAGAACGTCTGCGCCGCCTGTTGGCCTCTGGTCAGCCGTTGCGCGATGATGTGCCGCGTGGCTATTATCTCAATATTCTGGTTTGATCCTTTAGAACGTTTACGCCCTAGTCTTCTAAATCTTCAATCGTTTCGGCTTCAATGATCTCGCGTGCAAGGTCATAGGAAAAGCCTGCCCGTGCCATGGCGGCAAGGTCTTTTTCTTTTAAGTCTTCGCGTTTTTCAGGCAAGCGCCATGGGCCTAAGCGACGTCTGCGCGCCAAGGCAATGGCAGCGTCGCGTTCTAAATTCTCGCTTTGGCTTTCTTCGCGCAAGGCCTCAAGAGCTTTATTAATGTGATCTTCACTGAGGCCCTTTTCCATAAGCTTCATGCGGATCACGCGTTGGGAGGTACCTTTTCGATGAAGTGCGCCGGCGCGTCCTTCTGCATAACGCGCATCATCAATGAATTTAGCTTGTTCCAGTTTATCCAACAGCTCTTCAATCCAGTCGATCCCGTCTTGGATAGAGGTATCATGATAATAATTGGATTTTTGCACGCGCCGCACGAGCACATGGCGCAGGTTATGGCGCGATGTGGCAAAGCGGTCGATGTAATTGAGCGCCGCATTGCGCAAAGATTCCTTTGTCACGGGTCTTGGAATTTTCTTATCTTGTGACATATCTCACTTAACTCATACGCCTTTGCCTGTTATAGGGTGTAACCATAACGTTGAAATTCAAAAAAGAGAAACCCTTATGACTCCGATTGAAGTCAATCCCCATGCGCGCAACTGGTTGGGCCTGTGGACGCTTTATTCACGCGAAGTGCGCCGCTTCTTAAAAGTCTATACCCAGACCCTGTTGGCCCCGCTTGTGACCACGCTCTTGTTCTTTGCGGTGTTCTCTCTTGCCTTGGGGCGCGCGGTGGAACAGATCGGCTCTGTGCCATTTCTTGAATTTCTCGCCCCCGGTCTAGTGATGATGGCAATTACGCAAAATGCCTTTGCCAATACCTCAAGCTCGCTTGTGATTTCAAAAGTGCAGGGCAATATTGTTGATACCCTCATGCCCCCGCTTAATGCCCATGAGCTGACCTTTGCTTTTGCCATGGGCGGCACAACGCGTGGGCTGTTGATCGGCACCATTATTATTTTGGTTATGAGCCTGTTTGTACCCCTTGGTGTGGATAATATCGGGCTTGTGCTTTATCACGGCTTTATGGGCGCGTTGATGCTTTCACTTTTTGGTGTTGTGGGGGGCATCTGGTCTGAGAAGTTTGACCATATGGCGGCGGTGACAAACTTTGTGGTCACGCCTTTGTCGTTTTTATCAGGCACATTTTATTCGATTGAGCGTTTACCTGAACTGGGCAAGTTTCTCGCCAGTATCAATCCGTTTTTCTACATGATTGATGGGTTTCGCGCTGGCTTTATCGGTCAGGCCGATAGCGATATTGTGACAGGTATGCTGGTGATGGCAGGTGTGAATACAGGTTTGTGGATTCTCAGCTATCGCATGTTTAAGACCGGCTATAAGCTGAAGGCCTAAACCCATTGAACAAAGAAAAACCCCGCCTGGAATAGTCCAAGGCGGGGTTTTTCTTTTGAAGTATCGATCCTAAACCTTAAAGGACAGATTCGATCCATTCCTGAAGTTTGTTCTTTGGCAGTGCGCCGATCTTAGTCGCTGCAACCTGACCGTCTTTGAACAACATCAATGTTGGAATACCACGTACACCAAACTTGGAAGGCGTACCGGGGTTTTCGTCGATGTTGAGTTTTGCGATAGTCAGTTTACCACCAAGCTCTTCAGCCAGCTCATCAAGAGCCGGTGCGATTTGTTTACATGGACCACACCATTCTGCCCAGAAATCTACCAGAACGGGTTTGTCGGAATTTACAACGTCAGCGTCAAAGCTGTCGTCAGTGATCTTTTTGCTCATTGTCTTGTCCTATGGGAGAAGGCGAAAAATTACGTGGGTTGAATTTAAGGTGATGCAGCCTGTGCGTCAAGGTGCGTCCCCAGATAAAAAACTATTCCAGCATTTTTGTCGGGATTTCCATGAGTTTGGGTGTGTCAGTCCAGAGCAACACGCAACGCACGGGCTTATCGGGGTATATCAGTTGCAAGGCAGCACGATAGGCTTTCATTTGGTTGATATAAATGGTGGGGACTTTTTTGACCGATCTGGGTGGTGGGCGATTGGTTTTATAATCAACCACAATGATTTCATCGCTTCGTACAAGCAAGCGGTCCACTTGGGCCGAGATTACCCGCCCATGGACTTCCCCAACAATTGGCACCTCAGCTTGGGAGCCTTCGCCAAACACATCGCTGAACTCTTCATCACTTAGGATGCGCAAAGTCTCTGCACAGATATCACTTTGCTGGTTTTCATCTAGCCCATGATTGGGCCGTGCAAGATAGCTAATGGCGGCATCCTCGCGCTCCTCTGCTGCAAGCTCGGGTAAGGTTTGCAACAAGGCGTGAATGATATTCCCGCGTTTATAGCGATAGCCATGATCCGTGCCCAAGGGCGATCGTGTGGCAGGCTCGGGCTCAGTTGGGCGTGAAGGGGCCAAGGGGCGCGGTGGTGAGGGTTCGCGCCCGGGATTGGTTTTGGCCCAATCGGGAAGGGGGATGGTCTCATAAGCTTGGGTTTCAAAACCGGGCTCAATCTTGGCCTCGATTTCTTGGTCGCATTTTAAGCGCAAGACAGAGACTTCATCGGTTTCATCAGATTGATTGATGAAAATATCATCGACTTCTTCCCCGACTTTAGCCAGCCCATTTTTAATCAGATTATACCAACAATGCGCAGGTGCTGCGCGTTTGGTCTCCCAGCCACATACATAGAGGCGGTCTTCAGCGCGTGTCAGCGCCACATACAGCAGGCGGCGATATTCTTCATCGCGTTTTCTGGACAGGCGGTCTTTTTCTGCCTTTGAGATATTTTCATAAAATTCAGATTTGGGCGGCCAGATGAACAGCTCATCGCCTGTTTCAGGGTCATGGGGCCAGAGCAGTTTTTCCCCTTTGGCCGGGGCCTGTAAGGTATCGGGCATAAAGACGATGGGCGCTTGCAGGCCTTTTGCGCCATGAACGGTCATCACGCGCACGGCATTTTGGCTGGCTTGTTCCAAATCCCGTTTAACCTCGGTCTCACCCGTATCAAGCCAGGCAAGAAAACCCTCTAAGGATGGGGTGTGGCTGCGCTCATATTGTAAGGCGAGGTCCAGAAATTCATTAATCGGATCATCGGCTTCCAGCCCCAAGCGCGAGATGATTTTTTTGCGCCCTTCGCGGGCTGAAAGCACATAGGTGAAAAGCTCAAACGGGCGCACATAATCGGTGCGTGCCATGAGGTCTTTTAAGAAATTACAGGCACTTAGGTAATGTAAATCATCATTGGCCTTATCGCGCAGGGCCGACCATAGACTGCCTTTGCGCTGATAAGACAGGTTAAAGAGATCATCATCATTAAGCCCAAGGAGCGGGCCTTTTAACACGCAGGCCAATTGCAGGTCATCATCGGGTTGCAATAAGAAACGGCCCAAGGCAACAAGGTCCATGACCGCCATTTGCTCACTTAAAATCATCCGGTCCACACCAGCAACCGCGATATTAAGCTCTTTTAAGGAGCGCACCAATTCTTCAACAAAACCACTGCGACGACGCACCAGCACCATAATATCACCGGGCTCAATGGGGCGGCCTTTAGCTTCGAGTTTTTCTTGGCTAAGCACCATATGCTGGATGCGCCGCGCAATCATCTGGGCAAGACGTGCGCGCGGGCTATCGGCCTGAATGCGCTCAATCGGGGGCTTCCATGGGGTGACAGGGGCTGCGGCGGTGGGGATAATGGGCGGCCAAAGCTCAACTAAGCCGCCATCCTTTGCCCGCCAAGCATCGTGATGGATTTCATCATCAATTTCGACGCCTTGGGCAATGGCGGGATCAGAAAAAATCGCATCAACACATTGCAAGACTGC from the Candidatus Terasakiella magnetica genome contains:
- the addA gene encoding double-strand break repair helicase AddA; this translates as MTGFIDPNIAQRQASDPKASVWVAANAGTGKTKVLTDRVLSLMVTGTKPHHILCLTFTKAAAAEMANRIADQLGKWSIMGNDELTASLQDLLTRSPEEDEFTLARQLFAHVLDAPGGLQIQTIHAFCQSLLRRFPLEAGLAPHFQVMDERNAAELLKKAQDDILMDARLGRTPELYEALRAVTNHIHETAFPELMGALAGERGRLRRVLDHHGGVRKLITRLAELMELSPTDTPERIIERACEQDSFDALGLRVAMDALLAGSKTDQARGDVLAQWMGATQAERLSLFDDYKNAYLTAGGDIRKTLITKTAASQSPGAVDVLSVEAERMLRTTTKIRASVTLQTTNGLLRIGKCLLDAYDKYKQGTATLDYDDLILKTRDLLTKETVPWVLYKLDGGIEHVLVDEAQDTNPDQWRVIEALTQEFFVGEGTHEEENPRTIFAVGDVKQSIYSFQGADPAEFERMKHHFGDHVPQSHQDWREIPMTMSFRSTRAVLQCVDAIFSDPAIAQGVEIDDEIHHDAWRAKDGGLVELWPPIIPTAAAPVTPWKPPIERIQADSPRARLAQMIARRIQHMVLSQEKLEAKGRPIEPGDIMVLVRRRSGFVEELVRSLKELNIAVAGVDRMILSEQMAVMDLVALGRFLLQPDDDLQLACVLKGPLLGLNDDDLFNLSYQRKGSLWSALRDKANDDLHYLSACNFLKDLMARTDYVRPFELFTYVLSAREGRKKIISRLGLEADDPINEFLDLALQYERSHTPSLEGFLAWLDTGETEVKRDLEQASQNAVRVMTVHGAKGLQAPIVFMPDTLQAPAKGEKLLWPHDPETGDELFIWPPKSEFYENISKAEKDRLSRKRDEEYRRLLYVALTRAEDRLYVCGWETKRAAPAHCWYNLIKNGLAKVGEEVDDIFINQSDETDEVSVLRLKCDQEIEAKIEPGFETQAYETIPLPDWAKTNPGREPSPPRPLAPSRPTEPEPATRSPLGTDHGYRYKRGNIIHALLQTLPELAAEEREDAAISYLARPNHGLDENQQSDICAETLRILSDEEFSDVFGEGSQAEVPIVGEVHGRVISAQVDRLLVRSDEIIVVDYKTNRPPPRSVKKVPTIYINQMKAYRAALQLIYPDKPVRCVLLWTDTPKLMEIPTKMLE